A stretch of DNA from Micromonospora peucetia:
CGAAGTTCATGCCGTAGATTCCGGCGATGCCGGTCTGGGTGGCGGCGATGGCGGCCCACGCGGCGATCTTGCGCATGTCGTTGTTCTGGTCCACCGCGAGTTGCGCCAACCGGGACTGCAGGATCGAGTTGAGCAGGTCGTCGTACGCGGCGACCCGGTCCACCGCCCGGGTCAGGCGGGAGTCCACGTCGGCGAACCACCGCCGCAGGCCCCGGGGTGGGTTGCCGAGCCGCTGGTCGAGCAGCGAGCGCAGCGGCGCCTGCAACGGCAGCACCGCCCGCTTGAACTCCACCACCTCCCGCTTGAGTTGGTAGATGTGCTGGATGTCGGCGGAACGGTCCCGGGCGAAGACGGTCTCCTCGACCCGTTCCAGGTCCCGCTCGACGTGCCCGGAGACCTCCAGGTAGAGGTCGACCATCCGGGAGCAGACCGCGTACGCCACGGCCCAGGGGCCCTCCGCGAGCACGGCCGGGCGGTGCTCGATGTCGGCGCGGACCGAGGTGAGCGCGCCGGCGGCGCCGTGCCGCACGGTGATGACGAAGCGGTCGCCGAGCAGGACCATCACGTCCCCGGTGTCGATCACCTCGGAGGTGTCGGTCAGTTCGGCGTGCTCCACGTAACCGGCGGTGCGCAGCACCAGCAGGGTCACGTCCCCGTCGCGCCGCACCGTGGGACGGTGGCCGTCGGCGAGGGTCTGCTCGACGGTCAG
This window harbors:
- a CDS encoding magnesium and cobalt transport protein CorA; translated protein: MGLSAVFDRLLGRPVPGQRGPEPRRSNPDAVVDCAVYLAGRREPGRPHYADAYARSRRTRDAFVWLGLHEPDPAVMAAVGRTFGLDDLTVEQTLADGHRPTVRRDGDVTLLVLRTAGYVEHAELTDTSEVIDTGDVMVLLGDRFVITVRHGAAGALTSVRADIEHRPAVLAEGPWAVAYAVCSRMVDLYLEVSGHVERDLERVEETVFARDRSADIQHIYQLKREVVEFKRAVLPLQAPLRSLLDQRLGNPPRGLRRWFADVDSRLTRAVDRVAAYDDLLNSILQSRLAQLAVDQNNDMRKIAAWAAIAATQTGIAGIYGMNFATMPELGWRYGYPAVLCLMALTAITLHRLFRRSGWL